The following proteins are co-located in the Chryseobacterium daecheongense genome:
- a CDS encoding DUF421 domain-containing protein — translation MISILLLELNWKELLMGHEEWSFILEIILRTAIMFLTIIIGLRVLGKRGVKQLSIFELVVIIGLGSAAGDPMFNKDVGIISSIIVFLVIIIMYSIITYLIGKYKNVEKIIEGTSICLIKNGKFAIENFKKENLGSDEFFAELRLKGISQLGQIETAIEEISGEISVFYFEDTQVKYGLPIMPDSLKKTVKYIDEEGYYSCTFCGQTEIKNQGNAGDCPVCKKDEWVLASNRKRVT, via the coding sequence ATGATATCCATATTGCTCTTAGAACTCAACTGGAAAGAATTACTGATGGGACATGAGGAATGGTCATTTATTCTTGAAATCATTCTTCGTACAGCTATTATGTTTCTGACAATCATTATTGGCCTCCGTGTTTTAGGCAAAAGGGGTGTAAAACAACTCTCTATTTTTGAACTTGTTGTTATTATCGGTTTAGGTTCTGCCGCCGGAGACCCCATGTTCAATAAAGATGTCGGAATTATTTCTTCCATCATTGTTTTCCTAGTGATCATCATTATGTACAGCATCATTACCTATCTGATCGGAAAATACAAAAACGTTGAAAAAATCATTGAAGGAACTTCTATCTGCCTTATTAAAAATGGGAAGTTTGCTATTGAGAACTTCAAAAAAGAAAATCTGGGAAGCGATGAATTTTTTGCAGAGTTAAGATTAAAAGGCATATCACAGCTGGGACAGATCGAAACAGCTATTGAAGAAATTTCAGGAGAAATCAGCGTATTTTATTTTGAAGATACCCAGGTAAAATATGGCCTTCCTATTATGCCGGACTCTTTAAAAAAAACCGTAAAGTACATCGATGAAGAAGGATATTATTCATGTACTTTCTGTGGACAAACGGAAATAAAAAATCAGGGAAATGCAGGAGATTGTCCGGTTTGTAAAAAAGATGAATGGGTATTGGCAAGCAATAGGAAAAGAGTGACATAA
- the bioA gene encoding adenosylmethionine--8-amino-7-oxononanoate transaminase, translating to MPNELQKRDRAVNWHPYTQMKTADDAIPIVKGKGVYLYDNEGKKYIDAVSSWWVTLHGHANEHIAERVYSQLNTLEQVIFAGFTHEPAIQLSENLLKLLPDNQEKVFYSDNGSTAVEVALKMSIQHAYNQGKSKTKILAFKDAYHGDTFGAMSVSGRSIWTQPFGEMLFEVIFIDTPNSENLEELKIRIEDFADDVACFIYEPLIQGAAGMLVHHAEDLSKLMKFCREKEIILVQDEVFTGFGRTGKLFASNHLSEQPDIMCFSKGLTGGTMPMGITTCSEVIFNAFLSDDKYKTLFHGHSFTANPLACAAALASMELLLQQDTQLAIERISQQHADFTKILQQHKKVENVRQMGTILAWELKTDQGTSYFNETGKKIYNEFLSRGIIMRPLGNVMYLVPPYCITSGELDFIYENIIDVLNLFLKMK from the coding sequence ATGCCGAACGAATTACAAAAAAGAGACCGGGCCGTGAACTGGCACCCGTATACTCAGATGAAAACAGCTGACGATGCAATTCCTATCGTCAAAGGAAAAGGAGTATATCTCTACGACAATGAAGGTAAAAAATATATCGATGCTGTTTCATCATGGTGGGTTACTTTGCACGGACATGCTAATGAGCATATTGCCGAACGTGTTTACAGTCAGCTGAATACATTAGAGCAAGTTATTTTTGCCGGATTTACCCACGAACCGGCGATACAGCTTTCTGAAAACCTCCTGAAGCTATTACCGGATAATCAGGAGAAGGTTTTTTATTCAGATAACGGATCAACTGCGGTAGAAGTTGCTTTAAAAATGAGCATTCAGCATGCTTACAATCAGGGAAAATCAAAAACAAAGATACTTGCTTTCAAAGATGCTTATCATGGAGATACCTTTGGTGCAATGTCAGTGAGCGGAAGAAGCATCTGGACCCAGCCTTTTGGCGAAATGCTGTTTGAAGTGATCTTCATAGATACTCCGAATTCTGAAAATCTGGAAGAATTAAAAATCCGGATTGAAGATTTTGCCGATGATGTGGCCTGTTTTATTTACGAACCATTGATACAGGGAGCTGCCGGAATGCTGGTACACCATGCTGAAGATCTTAGTAAGCTTATGAAGTTCTGCAGGGAAAAAGAAATCATTCTGGTCCAGGATGAAGTTTTTACAGGATTCGGAAGAACGGGAAAACTTTTTGCATCGAATCACCTGTCCGAACAACCTGATATCATGTGTTTTTCAAAAGGATTAACAGGCGGAACAATGCCAATGGGTATTACAACCTGCTCAGAAGTGATTTTCAATGCTTTCTTATCCGATGATAAATATAAAACTTTATTCCATGGTCATTCCTTTACAGCAAATCCTTTAGCCTGTGCTGCGGCACTTGCCAGTATGGAGCTTTTATTACAGCAAGATACACAACTTGCCATTGAAAGAATCTCCCAACAACATGCTGATTTTACAAAAATCCTTCAGCAGCATAAGAAAGTGGAAAATGTCCGCCAAATGGGAACCATTCTGGCTTGGGAGCTCAAAACGGATCAGGGAACTTCGTATTTTAATGAAACCGGAAAAAAGATCTACAATGAATTTCTGTCCAGAGGAATTATCATGCGCCCGCTGGGAAATGTGATGTATCTGGTTCCTCCTTATTGCATTACCTCAGGAGAGCTTGATTTCATTTATGAAAATATCATAGACGTTCTTAACCTATTTCTGAAAATGAAATAG
- the bioD gene encoding dethiobiotin synthase translates to MKLFVTGIGTEIGKTVCSAILTNHFKADYWKPVQSGDLHYTDSMKINNWVGHEVCCYPETYRLHLAASPHQSAAAEGKQISVDDFQLPDTSNTLVVEGAGGLMVPLSDHEFMIDLIEKLQLPVALVVRNYLGCINHTLLSIMALRERGFSLKYLILNGSFPTDTERVIINYIEKETHIIRIPEIDSITKENIETISNNLKHVYNG, encoded by the coding sequence ATGAAATTATTTGTCACCGGAATAGGAACCGAAATAGGAAAAACAGTTTGTTCAGCAATTTTAACCAACCATTTTAAAGCAGATTACTGGAAACCCGTTCAATCCGGAGATCTGCATTATACGGACAGTATGAAAATTAATAATTGGGTGGGACATGAGGTCTGTTGTTATCCCGAAACCTACCGTTTACACCTCGCGGCTTCTCCTCATCAATCTGCAGCAGCAGAAGGAAAACAAATCAGTGTTGACGATTTTCAGTTACCGGATACATCAAACACCCTGGTCGTAGAGGGAGCCGGAGGATTAATGGTACCACTTTCGGATCATGAATTTATGATTGACCTGATAGAAAAACTGCAGTTACCTGTTGCCCTGGTAGTCAGAAATTATTTAGGATGTATCAATCACACTTTGTTATCCATAATGGCTTTAAGAGAAAGAGGGTTTTCATTAAAATACCTGATCCTTAACGGATCTTTTCCCACCGATACAGAACGGGTGATCATCAACTATATAGAAAAAGAAACCCATATCATCAGAATACCTGAGATAGATTCAATTACAAAAGAAAACATAGAAACAATATCAAACAATTTAAAACACGTATACAATGGATAA
- the bioB gene encoding biotin synthase BioB produces MDKTTKLRNDWTKEQIEEIFNLPLLELVYKAATVHREWHNPEEVQISTLLSIKTGGCVEDCSYCGQAARYHTNIKVQALLPTEKVIEHAQKAKDSGSSRFCMAAAWREVRNNKDFDRVIDMVKGVNELGLEVCCTLGMLTEEQAIRLQEAGLYAYNHNLDTSEQYYEEIISTRTFDNRINTINNVRKAGITVCSGGIIGLGETNGDRISMLLTLATMPKHPESVPINALARVAGTPLENNPKVDTWEMVRMIATARIVMPSSMVRLSAGRIEMTETEQAWCFMAGANSIFTGERETLLVTPNPGVSEDMQMLNTLGLKPMKKREEAFVNSES; encoded by the coding sequence ATGGATAAAACAACAAAACTTAGAAATGACTGGACGAAAGAGCAGATAGAGGAAATATTTAACCTGCCTCTATTAGAACTTGTATACAAAGCTGCGACCGTTCACCGGGAATGGCATAACCCTGAAGAAGTACAGATCTCAACGTTATTATCAATAAAAACAGGAGGTTGCGTGGAAGACTGTTCCTATTGCGGACAAGCTGCACGCTATCATACGAATATCAAAGTACAGGCCTTACTTCCTACAGAAAAAGTAATTGAACATGCTCAAAAAGCCAAAGATTCTGGATCTTCAAGGTTCTGTATGGCTGCTGCGTGGCGTGAAGTACGCAACAACAAGGATTTTGATCGCGTAATCGATATGGTGAAAGGAGTAAACGAGCTCGGATTAGAAGTTTGCTGCACATTGGGAATGCTGACAGAAGAGCAGGCAATACGTTTACAGGAAGCAGGGCTATATGCTTATAACCACAATCTGGATACCTCTGAACAGTATTATGAAGAAATTATTTCAACGCGTACATTCGATAACAGGATCAATACCATTAATAACGTTAGAAAAGCAGGAATTACTGTATGCTCCGGAGGGATTATCGGTCTTGGGGAAACCAATGGGGATCGTATTTCCATGCTGCTGACATTAGCTACAATGCCTAAACACCCGGAATCCGTTCCGATCAATGCCTTAGCCAGAGTAGCCGGAACCCCTCTTGAAAACAATCCCAAAGTAGATACCTGGGAAATGGTGAGAATGATCGCTACCGCAAGAATTGTAATGCCATCATCAATGGTTCGTTTGAGCGCGGGACGCATCGAGATGACCGAAACCGAACAGGCATGGTGCTTTATGGCAGGAGCTAATTCCATTTTTACCGGAGAAAGGGAAACTCTTTTAGTAACGCCAAACCCAGGAGTTTCGGAAGATATGCAAATGCTCAATACCCTCGGATTGAAACCGATGAAAAAAAGAGAAGAAGCCTTTGTGAATAGTGAAAGTTAG
- a CDS encoding GNAT family protein, which translates to MILETERLVLRNLHVSDKEALFEYRSDAETNEFQSWIPKTIDEVEAFILRNPKEFNQPETWYQLLITDRKTNDVIGDVGIHFIDSDNKQVEFGITLNKKHHHKGYASETLKSLIDLMFKDLNKHRITTSVDPANKSSIDLMNRIGFRKEAHFVESLYINGVWVDDLVFALLQKEWLNK; encoded by the coding sequence ATGATTCTTGAAACAGAGAGATTAGTCCTCAGAAACCTCCATGTAAGTGATAAAGAAGCTCTTTTCGAATACCGGTCAGATGCTGAAACCAATGAATTCCAAAGCTGGATCCCCAAAACAATAGATGAAGTGGAAGCTTTTATCCTTAGAAATCCTAAAGAATTCAATCAACCGGAAACCTGGTATCAGCTTTTGATTACGGACAGGAAGACAAATGACGTGATCGGGGATGTTGGCATCCATTTTATAGACAGTGACAACAAGCAGGTTGAATTTGGAATTACCCTGAACAAAAAACACCACCATAAAGGGTATGCTTCAGAAACATTGAAAAGCCTCATTGATTTGATGTTCAAAGACCTTAACAAGCATAGAATTACAACCTCTGTTGACCCCGCAAACAAAAGTTCAATTGATCTCATGAATCGTATAGGTTTCAGAAAAGAAGCTCATTTTGTTGAAAGCTTATATATAAATGGTGTTTGGGTTGATGATCTCGTTTTTGCTTTATTACAAAAAGAATGGCTTAATAAATAG
- a CDS encoding PLP-dependent aminotransferase family protein, with protein sequence MDSPVEIPYQSFVKINRSSDASIYMQIANQLINAIQRGYLPFGTKLPGTRALSQTLEVHRNTIVAVYDELFAQGWVDSIPNKGTFVIGKNKDEPTKVKNFETNDLEHYPKTTGFSFKTSNILDNPFEHSACEYLLNDGVPDIRITQIDQHSKIYSAILKRKAHHKMLGHYNHDGSEFFKKNLSHYLNLSRGLPISKKNLLITRSTEMSIYIVSEVLLSEGDTVLVGALSYFSVNMILEKARVHIVPVPIDEEGIMVEYVREACKKQKIRMLYLTPHHHYPTTVTLSAQRRLELLNLANEFGFVILEDDYDYDFHYDKSPILPLASADTNGMVVYTGSFGKSLAPGFRTGFIVAPENLMTELRKYLGIIDRQGDILMEQVLGEMIAEGEIHRYLKKSVKIYQERRDQFALLLEEYLGEYIRFQKPSGGLAIWIEWNVPLNLMQLSRNCAQNNLFIPKTLLYQNKNLTAMRLGFGNLTFEEMEQSIRILSENVKRLIS encoded by the coding sequence ATGGATAGTCCGGTTGAAATTCCTTATCAGAGTTTTGTCAAAATTAACAGAAGTTCAGACGCTTCAATATATATGCAGATTGCCAATCAGCTGATCAATGCGATTCAGCGTGGTTACCTACCTTTTGGGACCAAACTTCCGGGAACCAGGGCTTTAAGTCAAACCCTTGAAGTGCACCGTAATACGATTGTTGCCGTATATGATGAGCTGTTTGCTCAGGGCTGGGTGGACAGCATCCCGAATAAGGGGACATTTGTTATCGGGAAAAATAAGGATGAGCCTACAAAGGTTAAAAATTTTGAAACCAATGACCTTGAACATTATCCGAAAACAACAGGCTTTTCTTTTAAAACGTCCAATATCCTCGATAACCCATTTGAGCATTCTGCATGTGAATATCTGTTGAATGATGGGGTACCGGATATCAGGATAACACAGATTGACCAGCATTCCAAGATTTACAGTGCTATTCTCAAGCGTAAAGCACATCATAAAATGCTTGGCCATTATAATCATGACGGAAGTGAATTCTTTAAAAAGAACCTTTCTCATTACCTGAATCTATCAAGAGGGCTTCCTATTTCCAAAAAAAATCTGCTTATTACAAGAAGTACGGAAATGAGCATCTATATTGTCTCGGAAGTACTTTTATCAGAAGGCGACACTGTATTGGTAGGCGCACTGAGCTATTTTTCGGTTAATATGATACTGGAGAAAGCCAGGGTTCATATTGTTCCTGTTCCTATCGATGAAGAAGGAATTATGGTGGAATATGTAAGGGAGGCCTGTAAAAAGCAAAAGATACGGATGTTATATCTCACTCCTCACCACCACTATCCTACCACGGTAACGTTAAGTGCTCAAAGAAGACTAGAGCTGTTGAATCTGGCGAACGAATTTGGATTTGTGATCCTGGAGGATGATTACGATTATGACTTCCATTATGATAAGAGTCCTATCCTTCCTTTAGCAAGTGCAGATACAAACGGAATGGTTGTTTACACCGGTTCTTTCGGAAAATCACTTGCCCCGGGATTCCGGACAGGATTTATTGTGGCTCCGGAAAACCTGATGACTGAATTGCGTAAATATTTGGGAATTATAGACCGTCAGGGTGATATTCTTATGGAGCAGGTATTGGGTGAAATGATTGCTGAAGGAGAAATTCATCGTTATCTTAAGAAATCGGTCAAGATTTATCAGGAAAGAAGGGACCAGTTCGCTCTTTTACTGGAAGAATATCTTGGGGAATATATACGGTTCCAAAAACCATCAGGTGGCTTAGCGATCTGGATTGAGTGGAATGTTCCCCTGAACCTTATGCAGCTCAGCAGGAATTGCGCTCAAAATAACCTATTCATTCCTAAAACATTATTGTATCAAAACAAAAATCTTACGGCAATGAGGCTGGGATTTGGAAACTTAACTTTCGAAGAAATGGAACAAAGTATCAGAATTTTATCTGAAAATGTAAAGAGACTGATTTCATAA
- a CDS encoding aminotransferase class I/II-fold pyridoxal phosphate-dependent enzyme produces MDQFHYKRSNRAELKMGGGQLAHFQQALDKRREQGIFRSLRPKLEGTDFYSNDYLGLAQNKAFQHYLLGQVQNNPALLAGSTGSRLISGNSTVAVHTEEFIAHQHQYDSALLFSSGYNANLALFSALPGRQDSIIVDEHIHRSVHDACCITHAKKIKFKHNDLISLEEKLSKIQGNCYIGIESLYSMEGDFAPIQKIVELAEQYNAHLIVDEAHCFGVLGYGLVNENQLQDRVLATVITYGKALGAHGAAILSSRLIKDYLINFASPFIYTTSAQDVQWNSVKAGYDFLKIHPELALELQHNITLFRKQGLQSPSSESSPVQAIVIPDNHQLQLLQKTLSEKGMLTYAVYSPTVKEGTERLRVCLHNFNTEEDIIELATTIREIM; encoded by the coding sequence ATGGATCAGTTCCATTACAAAAGAAGTAATAGAGCTGAATTAAAAATGGGAGGCGGTCAATTAGCTCATTTCCAGCAGGCATTGGATAAAAGAAGAGAGCAGGGAATCTTCAGGTCTCTCCGGCCTAAGCTTGAAGGAACAGATTTTTATTCTAATGATTATCTGGGTCTGGCACAAAATAAAGCATTTCAGCATTATTTGCTCGGGCAGGTTCAGAATAATCCTGCATTATTAGCAGGCAGCACAGGATCAAGACTAATCAGTGGTAATAGTACAGTAGCCGTTCACACGGAGGAATTTATTGCCCACCAACATCAATACGATTCAGCATTGCTTTTTTCTTCCGGATACAATGCCAATCTGGCTTTGTTCTCAGCCCTGCCAGGAAGACAGGATAGTATTATTGTAGACGAACACATCCACAGATCGGTACACGATGCCTGCTGCATCACCCATGCAAAAAAGATCAAGTTTAAACATAATGACCTTATCAGCTTAGAAGAAAAATTAAGCAAAATTCAGGGAAACTGTTATATTGGCATTGAAAGCCTGTATTCGATGGAAGGTGATTTTGCTCCTATCCAAAAAATCGTTGAGCTGGCAGAACAATACAATGCCCATCTCATCGTGGATGAAGCTCATTGTTTTGGTGTTTTAGGATATGGATTAGTTAATGAAAATCAATTACAGGACAGGGTTTTGGCTACTGTGATAACCTATGGTAAAGCTTTAGGAGCACATGGAGCAGCTATTTTAAGCAGTCGGCTGATCAAAGACTACCTCATTAATTTTGCGTCTCCTTTTATTTATACCACATCAGCACAGGATGTCCAATGGAACTCTGTAAAAGCCGGATATGATTTCCTGAAAATCCATCCTGAATTAGCATTAGAACTACAGCACAATATCACCCTTTTTAGAAAACAAGGACTTCAAAGCCCTTCATCAGAAAGCAGCCCGGTACAGGCTATTGTTATTCCTGATAACCACCAATTACAATTGCTGCAAAAAACATTATCGGAAAAGGGAATGCTCACCTATGCAGTCTACAGTCCAACCGTGAAAGAAGGAACAGAAAGATTGAGGGTCTGTCTGCACAATTTTAATACCGAAGAAGATATTATTGAGCTTGCCACAACAATCAGAGAAATTATGTGA
- a CDS encoding alpha/beta hydrolase-fold protein, with protein sequence MKNLVNLLLVLITFGLTPAQKLIHKEIFSPRMNKNIKTIIITPDIKPKETYKTVYILHGFSGNPDRLVKEDLPNLLDKAKTYNTIYILPDGNYSSWYVDSPLKKDSQYQTFIGKELVDYIDKNYPVKKEKKYRGILGWSMGGYGAVNIGVTYQDTFGIVGSSCGALDLKSIGKGYEQYKVNEVLGPLEKLDPKFLTDSKIEKMIGANQTYIFDCGTEDQQMIMMNRKFHEKLVANKIQHLYIESLGGHTTEYWSRSLSDQLALFNKYFDNK encoded by the coding sequence ATGAAAAATTTGGTAAACCTGCTTCTGGTACTGATCACTTTCGGGCTTACACCCGCACAAAAACTCATCCACAAAGAAATTTTCAGCCCACGGATGAACAAAAATATTAAAACCATTATCATTACACCCGATATTAAGCCTAAAGAAACGTATAAAACAGTTTATATTCTTCACGGGTTCAGTGGGAATCCGGACAGGCTTGTAAAGGAAGACCTGCCTAATCTGCTTGACAAAGCCAAAACCTACAACACGATTTATATCCTACCTGATGGCAATTACAGCAGTTGGTATGTAGACAGTCCTTTGAAAAAAGACTCACAATATCAGACTTTTATCGGAAAAGAGCTGGTAGACTATATCGATAAGAATTATCCTGTAAAAAAAGAGAAAAAGTACCGTGGTATCTTAGGATGGAGTATGGGTGGCTATGGTGCGGTAAACATCGGCGTAACTTATCAGGACACTTTTGGGATTGTGGGAAGTTCATGTGGAGCTTTAGACCTAAAATCTATTGGAAAAGGTTACGAACAATACAAAGTTAATGAGGTTTTAGGCCCTTTGGAAAAGCTTGATCCAAAGTTTCTTACGGACAGTAAAATAGAGAAAATGATCGGTGCCAACCAAACCTATATTTTCGATTGTGGTACTGAAGATCAGCAAATGATCATGATGAACAGGAAATTTCATGAAAAACTTGTAGCCAATAAAATCCAGCATCTATACATAGAATCACTGGGCGGCCACACTACGGAATACTGGAGCAGATCATTATCAGATCAACTGGCTTTGTTCAATAAATATTTTGATAACAAATAA